A region of Legionella donaldsonii DNA encodes the following proteins:
- a CDS encoding LysE family translocator, protein MTVSESLIAFVLAGGLLTIVPGLDTALVLRTSAAEGAKKAGFAAIGVNIGCLTWGAAVAFGLGALISASQLAYELLKWVGAFYLAWLGLQLLLSPRTDFSGVTGVGQSGQKISDFSWLWKGFLGNLLNPKVGIFYVSFLPQFIPQDMPIAGYTFLLALIHSLLGMLWFALLILASQPLTRGLKNPKVIQTLDRLTGGLFIGFGLKIALSSR, encoded by the coding sequence ATGACTGTTAGTGAATCATTAATTGCTTTTGTCCTCGCGGGCGGACTCCTCACTATTGTACCTGGACTGGATACCGCCTTGGTTTTGAGAACGTCTGCTGCAGAAGGGGCTAAAAAAGCAGGGTTTGCTGCAATTGGTGTCAATATTGGTTGTTTAACCTGGGGAGCTGCTGTTGCGTTTGGTTTGGGTGCACTTATTTCAGCTTCGCAACTGGCCTATGAACTACTCAAGTGGGTGGGAGCATTCTACCTTGCTTGGTTAGGTTTGCAGTTGCTGTTAAGTCCGCGAACAGATTTTTCCGGTGTAACTGGTGTAGGGCAATCGGGGCAAAAAATAAGTGATTTTAGCTGGCTATGGAAAGGATTTTTAGGAAATCTTTTGAATCCGAAAGTGGGTATTTTTTATGTTTCTTTCCTACCGCAATTCATTCCACAGGATATGCCGATTGCTGGTTATACTTTTTTATTAGCGTTGATTCACTCACTACTCGGCATGCTTTGGTTTGCCTTGTTGATTTTAGCAAGTCAGCCACTGACTCGAGGACTAAAAAATCCTAAAGTTATTCAAACATTGGATCGTTTAACAGGTGGTCTTTTCATTGGTTTCGGTCTAAAAATTGCCTTATCGAGCCGTTAA
- a CDS encoding aminotransferase class V-fold PLP-dependent enzyme, which translates to MSDLAINQVRADTPGCQLVLHFNNAGAALPPNAVVTAMKEHLDLEATTGGYEAAALHLSQSEKMYVNAARLIHCKPEEIAFVDNATRAWEMAFYSFQFKKGDRILTACCEYASNYLAFLHRAKRVGVDIEVIANDQYGQLDLGDLQKKIDKRIKLIAITHVPTQGGLINPIIEVGKIAKQEGIPYLVDTTQSIGQMPIDVEAIGCDFLCATGRKYLRGPRGTGFLYARNSVLPQYEPPFIDLHAACWISDNDYQLRTDARRFETWEQNIAAKIGLGVAIEYALELGIDVIWQRIQYLATRLRQQLATLPSLALHDLGQHQCGIVTFTCKGIIPSVIQQELSKQKINVSISLQEYARLDLAPRNLPALVRASVHYYNNEEEIDQFCNALQALIQTR; encoded by the coding sequence ATGAGTGACTTAGCGATTAATCAAGTACGAGCTGATACACCAGGTTGCCAACTGGTACTACACTTCAATAATGCAGGAGCAGCTTTACCTCCCAATGCAGTAGTAACCGCAATGAAAGAACATCTGGATTTAGAAGCGACCACTGGTGGTTATGAAGCAGCCGCACTTCATTTGTCCCAATCCGAAAAAATGTATGTTAATGCCGCCCGTTTAATCCATTGCAAACCGGAGGAAATCGCCTTTGTCGATAATGCCACCCGGGCGTGGGAAATGGCTTTTTACAGCTTTCAATTTAAAAAGGGTGATCGCATTCTTACTGCATGTTGTGAGTATGCCAGTAATTACCTCGCATTCCTTCATAGGGCAAAACGGGTTGGTGTCGATATTGAAGTCATTGCTAATGACCAATATGGCCAACTTGACTTGGGGGATTTGCAGAAAAAAATTGATAAGCGAATTAAATTAATTGCCATTACTCATGTACCAACTCAAGGTGGTCTTATTAATCCAATTATCGAAGTGGGGAAAATTGCTAAGCAAGAAGGAATCCCCTATTTGGTGGATACAACTCAATCAATTGGTCAAATGCCCATTGATGTCGAAGCAATTGGTTGTGATTTTCTGTGTGCTACTGGTCGCAAATACTTGCGTGGCCCGCGTGGAACTGGTTTTTTATACGCTCGTAATTCAGTCCTTCCCCAATACGAACCTCCTTTTATTGATCTGCATGCCGCTTGCTGGATTAGCGATAATGACTATCAATTGCGCACTGATGCGCGTCGTTTTGAAACTTGGGAGCAAAATATTGCTGCTAAAATCGGTTTGGGCGTGGCCATTGAATATGCTCTTGAACTTGGTATTGATGTTATTTGGCAAAGGATCCAATATCTCGCAACACGATTACGCCAGCAATTAGCTACTCTACCCTCACTTGCATTACACGATCTTGGTCAACATCAATGCGGTATCGTTACGTTCACCTGTAAAGGAATAATACCCAGCGTCATACAACAAGAATTAAGCAAACAAAAAATTAATGTTTCGATTTCCTTGCAAGAATACGCTCGCTTAGATTTAGCTCCGAGGAATTTACCCGCTTTAGTACGTGCATCTGTTCATTATTATAACAATGAAGAAGAAATCGATCAATTTTGTAATGCCTTACAAGCCTTAATACAAACGCGTTAA
- a CDS encoding ABC transporter permease, protein MLRTPLTVQSVLRDWRSGELTLLSLALVIAVACVSALTIFAGMVNQQLVQQASQMLGADLVVSSSVPISSQWFIKAKELGLKQTTTLTFLSMVAHNENLQLAQIKSIEAPYPLLGELKIANTLSGQARSIYEIPENGTVWLSPRLLPLLNVAVGGTLTIGAAEFTVAALLIEEPGQTGDWFNISPRIIMNQVDIPKTKVVQPGSNLAYRWLLTGEKNNLEQLKYYLKDKLTEQQELADGTTNLSVTQTIQRTLDYLNLGTLMSLVLAGVAISMASLRYSQRHTQQVAILRCFGASQRQIIAVYLSSILFLGFISCLLGVFLGYVLQPLLKQWLSGLLPQFKASLTIKPALLSITTGMIVLLCFSLMNILKLRHVTAVTILRKEKLAWTTETWLGYGLAFLLLAGLAYFYTQSWRLTVSVLYACLGFIAVVTGSLWLIFNYLTTIKHYIHLNWRFGFANIARNLANSSLQVIGIGLALTAILSLYILRNDLIHNWQQQLSDTAANYFIVNIEPNQVEALTQFLAKKNIRTSNLYPMVRGRVIAINGQPVQRLFGEKMKEINALQREINLSWTSALPPDNKIVAGSWPVADKAENWVSIEQGVANQLGLKLHDVMTFRIGITTISTKVTSIRTVEWAAFTPNFFMLFRPGLLNDFPQTYIASIYLKSSQQKVLNALVTQFPNVTIIDIANILNKIHSIFDNTSKAINFMAFFGALAGLIIVTLAMLSFSGLKQQETQILKILGIGQRQLIWIQSSESLIIGFYAGLLAVTTATLINQYLATFILDIALTKRWHFFIIVPIMTAFLTFLVNSLVLLSQYQKQRLTRLY, encoded by the coding sequence GGATTGGCGAAGTGGTGAGTTGACTCTTTTGTCACTGGCTTTAGTTATTGCTGTGGCTTGTGTGAGCGCGCTAACTATTTTTGCCGGCATGGTGAACCAACAATTAGTGCAACAGGCTTCACAAATGCTGGGCGCAGATTTGGTTGTTAGTAGTAGTGTGCCGATTTCCTCACAGTGGTTTATCAAGGCAAAAGAGCTGGGGTTAAAGCAAACCACTACGTTAACTTTCTTAAGTATGGTGGCTCATAACGAGAATCTGCAACTGGCTCAAATCAAGTCGATTGAAGCGCCTTATCCTTTGTTAGGGGAGTTAAAAATTGCGAATACCCTATCTGGGCAGGCACGCAGCATTTATGAGATACCTGAAAACGGTACAGTTTGGTTAAGTCCCCGCTTATTGCCGTTATTAAATGTTGCGGTAGGTGGTACGTTAACGATTGGAGCCGCGGAGTTTACAGTGGCTGCGTTGTTGATAGAGGAACCTGGTCAGACAGGGGATTGGTTTAACATTTCGCCAAGAATCATCATGAATCAGGTCGATATTCCTAAAACCAAGGTAGTTCAGCCGGGTAGTAATTTAGCTTATCGGTGGTTATTAACTGGCGAGAAAAACAACCTTGAACAGTTGAAATACTATTTAAAAGACAAGTTGACGGAACAGCAGGAATTAGCTGATGGAACCACAAATCTCTCTGTCACTCAAACGATTCAACGTACTTTGGATTATCTTAATTTAGGTACTTTGATGAGTCTGGTATTAGCCGGTGTGGCAATTAGTATGGCCAGTCTTCGATATAGCCAGCGTCATACGCAGCAGGTTGCAATCTTGCGCTGCTTTGGTGCCTCTCAACGCCAGATTATTGCTGTTTATTTAAGTAGTATTCTTTTTTTAGGATTTATCTCCTGCTTGTTGGGTGTTTTTCTGGGTTATGTTTTACAGCCTTTATTGAAGCAATGGCTAAGTGGCTTATTACCACAGTTTAAGGCGTCTTTAACCATCAAACCGGCTTTGCTAAGTATAACTACTGGCATGATCGTCTTATTGTGTTTTTCGTTGATGAATATTTTAAAACTGCGTCATGTGACAGCAGTCACTATTTTACGTAAAGAGAAATTGGCCTGGACCACTGAAACCTGGCTGGGTTATGGCCTGGCTTTTTTATTGCTTGCCGGACTCGCTTATTTTTATACGCAATCCTGGCGCCTCACAGTAAGTGTCCTATACGCCTGTCTTGGATTTATTGCGGTAGTTACAGGTAGTTTATGGCTCATTTTTAATTATTTGACCACGATTAAACATTATATCCATCTTAATTGGCGCTTTGGTTTTGCGAATATTGCGAGAAATCTTGCTAATAGTTCTTTGCAGGTTATTGGTATTGGCTTGGCTTTAACAGCAATCCTGAGTTTATATATTCTCCGGAATGATTTAATTCATAATTGGCAGCAGCAATTATCTGATACTGCGGCTAATTACTTTATCGTTAATATTGAACCTAACCAGGTTGAAGCACTAACTCAATTTTTAGCGAAAAAAAATATTAGGACTTCCAATCTCTATCCCATGGTTAGAGGGCGGGTGATCGCTATTAATGGTCAACCAGTGCAACGACTGTTTGGCGAAAAAATGAAAGAGATTAATGCGTTACAACGAGAAATTAACTTGTCATGGACTTCTGCATTACCCCCCGATAATAAAATTGTCGCGGGAAGTTGGCCCGTTGCTGATAAGGCGGAAAATTGGGTATCTATAGAACAGGGAGTGGCTAATCAGTTGGGTTTAAAACTGCACGATGTTATGACTTTTCGAATTGGAATAACAACTATCTCTACCAAAGTCACTAGTATTCGTACGGTCGAGTGGGCTGCATTTACACCTAACTTTTTTATGTTATTCAGACCAGGTCTTCTTAACGATTTTCCACAAACATACATTGCCAGTATTTATCTGAAAAGCAGCCAGCAAAAAGTGTTAAATGCTCTCGTTACTCAATTCCCTAATGTGACTATCATCGACATTGCAAATATATTAAATAAAATTCATTCTATCTTCGATAATACTAGCAAGGCCATTAATTTTATGGCTTTTTTTGGCGCTTTAGCAGGTTTAATCATTGTGACCTTAGCTATGTTGTCTTTTAGCGGCTTAAAACAGCAAGAAACACAGATTCTTAAAATCTTGGGTATAGGACAGAGACAACTCATTTGGATCCAAAGTAGTGAATCGTTAATCATCGGTTTTTATGCGGGATTATTGGCTGTCACGACCGCAACACTTATCAATCAATACCTGGCGACCTTTATACTGGATATTGCTTTAACTAAGCGCTGGCATTTTTTCATTATCGTACCAATAATGACCGCTTTTTTAACTTTTTTAGTTAACAGTTTGGTGTTGTTGAGCCAATATCAAAAGCAACGATTAACGCGTTTGTATTAA